Part of the Lolium rigidum isolate FL_2022 chromosome 6, APGP_CSIRO_Lrig_0.1, whole genome shotgun sequence genome, cgccgccgccaccgcagatCGAACAGTCAATGGTTCTGCTCAAGGTCGCTGCCTGCTAGTATACTCATCCTAGTCGCGAGCCTCTCCGCCGCGGACAccaccagccgccgccgccaaggcaTAGGACGCCCTCGCCCATGAAGCCGAGCTCCAGCGCCCACACCGCCGGTCACCACAGCTCCCTCGCGTCTACTCCGCCCCGCTCGACGCTTCTCACTCCCGCTGCATCGTCCTGCTCCGGCGTGCTGCTCGTCATGCCGTCTCCGCGCGTGCTGGTGCTTCTCATCGCTGCTGGATAAGGTAGGCCCACATGGCAGTGGCACATCCATGCTCGGCTCGCGAGCTGCTCCGAGCTGCACCGAGTTTGTGTGAAGCTCGGGCCGAGCCTCCTTTTCCGGCTCCTGGGACAAACGAGCCAGCTCGAGCCGAGCCATTTTGCAGCGAGCTAAAGTGCGGCTCGCACCGAGCCGAGCTGGAGCTGGCTCGTGTCCAGCCTTACGCGGGAGAGGGAGCGACCGATCAAGTCGCGCGATCGGTCGCCCGATCACATGCGTTTTCCAACTTTAAGCCGCTACCTTTTGGAGGAAAGATCCACATTGACGTACGGAAATTAAGCTCTCGCTGAGGCATACTTATAGTCTTGTATCTCATGATAAATACTTCGCCTGTGTCGATGAAATAAATAGCACCCTTCTCTATTTTTCCATAGGCTGAAACAGACTTGGAGAAATATTTGCTGACAAAAAGTGTGTCGCCGCCTAGCTCATCAGTCACGGGCACCCAAGTGGCTGCGATGATATCGGCCTCGAAAACCTTCACATTGCGAGTAAAGTTAACATCATAGGTAGGCCCTTGCAACTGCCGCCTCACCATGAGCAACTTCTCACGAGACTTGACAAAGTACCAGATGGTGATTATGAGATCAGGGAGTTCGTAGGGAACCTTATCTTCTTCTCCGTAGTGGACTGCTTCAAAAATCATGCCGTCGCCGGTGCTCTTCATCAGTTCGTATTCCGCAAGCTCGTCATCATTATCACCCTCTCGACCACTTAGTGCCTCGTTATTCaggacgtgcatcacatcgatgctGCTCCATGTTTTTGAATCACCATCACTCACAGTTGGGTGCTTGATAACTCTCTCGGTATCGATGACTGTGGGTATGTTGTTGTCGTCAAAGGAGATAGTGATGGAGACAAGTTCCTCGCTCTGGGTGATCCCATATAGTTTGTCTCCAAGAAACACGATATCAATGATGTAGACGAAGGGAGGCTCTCTTGGCTTGGGCAACCAAATACCCTTGCCGGGCAGTATCAGGATGATGGGGTAATTATAGTTGTTGGTCATGACAGCGACAACATCGTTGGGAGTTGACCGTATGAGCACCTTACGGATCTCGAAAAGCTCGGACACATTGCCGATAACAGTCTCTAGCTCGTGGAGCGGCACGGTCTTGTCGGAGAAAGGATCGTGCAAGAAATAGCTATGCCTTTCCATTGCATCAATGCAGTCAAGAACGAGCCAGTTGTCGGTGGAGCCAACGCAGCTCGCGTTCTCGGGCAACGAAGGGAGACGCCCCAAGACGCTGTTCTCAGGAGTTGTCAAAACAGAGCCGTCCGGGAGCAAAGGCAGATCTCCGTAGAAGTTGCTGCGGTCAGAGGGCGTCAAGAACGAGCCATCCGAAAGGACAACCCAAGGCATCTGTCGATGACCAGGAGCATGCTCGAACACGGCCATGTGCCAGGATCGGCACACTGCCCGGAAGCGAGCGCGGTCGCCAGGGAACAGCAGGCGGGCGATGACTAGGCCTAAAAGGTCTTGATGGAGTTGAGACCATGGGGAAATCGTCGACTCCATCTTCCTCTTGTTTTCTGAACACCAGAAGACAAGACGACGTCCCAGCCGATGTTGCTAGTACAGGAGAAACATATATGTAGATATTGTCAGTCGTTTGAGCTAGGTTCGGAGACGGAAACCTAAATAGCGTAAGTTTGGAAAAGGAGTCCGTAGCCTAGTCGGCCGCTGATCGACCCACCGGCCCCGCGCGCCGCCCGTTTCGTCTATTTCGCCGGCACCGTCGTCTCCGGACCCTCTCCGGCTACGCGCTTCGCCGAATCTGCTCACTGAATTGAACTCTATTTTTGCCTGGACTATTTCCGTGTGGAGTTTGGACTTCTCTTTTGGTTGTGATCCTGTCCTCTACCGGTGTGGTTCCCTTCCGTCGCTAGTGTCGATCAAAGCAAGCGCTACCTTCTTCACATACTAGTCAAGAATCAAGCAAGCTGTTAATCAGCTAGCTAGGTGCGATTGTGATTGAAGCTCTGAGTAGCTTCACGTGTATGACTACAATCTTCTAAAACCTACAGCGCGCATCCGCGGACGAGCTCGCGAAGGTCTGGGAAGGTGGCGCCGCGCGGGACGATTCTGGTGTCCAGGAGCACGGCCAGCTGCCGCGTAGCGGCGGCGTGCTCTTCAGGTACAGGTGCTCCGCGGGTATCCCATTCGACCTCAGATGACACGGAGCGGCTCGACGGCCGGACAtttgaggcggcggccggagagaaAAGGTCAGGTGATAAGGAGCTTTATTTCAAACGGTGGGATTACAATCCTTtgaaaggatatcaactaagaaaGGTGGTGTGAAATTAATCCACAAGCACCTTCTTCTCTTTAAACTCGCTCTATTAGCACAAAACTGGGCTGCTTCATTAGCTTGACGCCCTACAAAAGAAAATTTAATACTAAAGAAATTCCCACTAAGCTCCTTAATTTCCGGCAATCTCGAATCTGCCTTTGTCGGGGTCTTCCATAAGCTTCAACACTTCTAGTGCATCTGTTTCAATCTCAATTGAACGATAGTTTTGTTCCAGAGCAAGGTGAACTCCATCTCTCACCGCGTGTGCTTCGATGACTAGAGGGTTCGCAACATGTTTATATCATAGGGCTTGTCCCCAAATAAGGCCACCATTGTGGTCCCTCGCAACATgccccgtggcaccttgatgtaaatCAGAATTAAAACTAGCATCAACATTAAGTTTGATGATTCCCTGAGCAGGTCGTTTCCATCAAGCATTTGGTTTTACCGTAGGTGGTTTCTTCTTTTTCCAATCCGGGCGAGGTCATTTGTAGTTTCCATGACCCAACGGACCGAATCAACAATCGATCTTTCACCCCCTCCATGCCAGAGTGTGTTTCTCTCGGTCCAAATGGACCAACACGCACATAAAACTATACATgcatctcctctagttactagatTACCATCCAATATATCCACTGTTCACGAGCTCGGATGTAGACCAGGTAACTTAAATGCAGTTGATTTCTTCAATTCTTGCCAAACCAGATGAGTCCACGTGTATTCGAAAAATGCATGGAATATGGACTCCTCCTTCGCACAGTAGGTTTAACAGAATGCAATCTCATCCATGTGTCTCCACTTTAGAATATGTCGACACGGCACATATTTATTCAACACCCTCCACCAAAAGCAACGAATTTTTGGTGGTACCTCTAATTTCCAAAGTACCTTCCAGTATGGATTAGATCCAGAACCCGAGCTAATAAGATCATTGTTTAGATTCTCAATAGACAATTGCTTATAGCATGATCGCACTGAGAAATTTCCATTTCTCTCAAGCGACCAAACCCAAAAATCCTCTGGGAATCTGCCTATAGGTATACTGTTAATTGCCACCACATCTGAATAAAGATGTAGATTGGGTTATTTTGGTCCACCATTTGTAGCATGAtcctacaacaacaaaaaaataattGGGAAGGGAAAATTGTTAAAGTACTAAATAAAGAGGGGCCAAAAATGATTGCAAAGTAATAGAGGGAAAATCATCAAGGTACCAAGTAAAAGAGGGGCAAAAAATATAATTCCCCCAAAGATTGCGAGTTGGCGCTCAACAATCAACAGAATGGAGAGACAAGGAGGAAATTGTGGCGGTCCATCGTGATCGGCTATCCGCCGCCGCGATCAGGCGCCATTGCTGTTGTGCCAAAAGGAAAGGGAAGGCAATAGTTGCAGGAGCCGCGCAATAGCGGCGATATTGAGAAGGTGGTAGAGAAGAAAGGGATGCACTGATCAAATTAATGAGCCTATCGGTCTGTTCAAGTACTTGGCACTCTCTACATCAATGCATTGCCACGTCAACTGAACCCTGAGCGAGCAACGAAAACAGCTAGGATGGCCAGGATCTAATAGATCTGGAGTTACAAGAAAACCACAAGCCAAGTAACCAACTAGCCCCTAAACATGCAACTCTTCGCCCCCTAGGCAGACCAACCAACACACCCTAACATGGAACAATTGTACTCTCGACACGTTGACCACCACATCAGAGAGGAAAGCCAACCGAAAACACATGGACCCGAATAAAACCATCCATCAAGTAGCTGCAAACGACTTTCTTGTGAGCCACTCTTCTTGCTTTTGCTCCTGAgatattccttcatcttcttaatTTTGTCCTCTGTAGCCTTATCCGACGGGAGGCAAGAAATATCTTTGCCGGAAGTACGTAGGGATAGCCGCCTTCAAACAAATGAGCAAGTCGCAAAGCTCTTTAATAAAGAGGGCCTCGGAGACAAGCGGCTGGCTGGGCTCAAGTGATGGTGCTGCGGAAGCCTCAACCAAGGTCCCAAATAATTCCATCTCGAGATGCACCATTGACAAAGGAGGGGCCGAATTTCCCCCACAATTCTTGCAACTTGGGCATGATCAGCACCATTGGCCCCTAGCCCCATCAATGTCCCCGCTTTCAGAGGCAGACTGCACATGGGGTTCCAACACCGGGCAGGACgtggcacggggggggggggggtcaaacCGCCACATATGCCTTCTTGCTCAACGTCAACTGAACCGACATTGAGATTCGTGGAGGAGAAGCTTCGGGCGCAACTATGGATGTGCCAAGAGAAGCATCTGATCTCACCAAAAATCTATCAGCCCTCGCAAGGCTGTCGTGTAGCTTGAAGATAAGCAACATGGCTAGCTCAGCCATGGTAGACCGCACATCTGCCATGGCCGGGGAGGCGCAGTAGTAGGATCTCTAAACGGTGAAGGCTGGTCACGAGCCAAAGTAGACAGCGGGATTATTTTCAGTTTGTAGGTCACGGATCATGGGATCAAGATGTCCTAGGTTCAGCTAGGAGCTTAACAATTTCAATCATGCGCATATGTAAATAGTGACACAACTAAATGATATTACAATGCAAATCAAGAAATTGATATGTTGTGGCTACTGGTTTTAAAGGGACTATTGTACTTAACAGCCTTGAAGTTACAGCCTTATCATAAAACTTACCATAAAATGTTCACACCTTAGTCCTAGGAGTACCTTTGAAAGACTAGACCAGCGTGCCTTTAAGATTGATGGAGTTACCACAATCATTGTTGATAGGAATGCCACCTctcaataaaaatatattttatttttctgacaCTAAAGCGTTAAATTTGAGGTTTGATATTTGGTGTGAGGTTGGTTCTCCCTTGCGGCATAATAAGAATATATAAACCACAGTTAGTAGAACCGATTGGACCGGATGAGTCACACATGTTTTGAAATGGAAAATGCACCGTGAGACCAACATCTCAAGCGGCGAAACCTTTTTGTGAACTGTATCAAGCacgaaaactttttttttttgaactgtctCAAGCACGAAAACTGATTAAACATGATAACGCagctttttttttgttgttgctcGAAGCTCAAAAGAATGCAGGACAAAACCGGACTCTTTTGCGGGCCGAGTATCTAGCCAATTAATGTTTTTCGGCCCAAACGAAATAGTGTTTCCCCAGCCTCCTTTCTTCCCCAGCCTGGCCGTTGCCAAAATGCCACTCGAAGTCAACACCACTCCTACGGAGAATTCCCAAATCCCCAGCCATGGCGTCCACATCCGTCGTCACCCTCAACGTCGGCGGCGAGCTCTTCCAGACCACCGCGGCCACCCTCTCCCGCGCCGGCGCATCCTCCCCGCTCGCCTCGCTCGCCCCATCGCCCCCAAACGCGCCGCACTTCCTCGATCGCGACCCGCGCCTCTTCGCcctcatcctctccttcctccgctGCGGCCGCCTCTCGTCCCCTCCTCCCTCTCCGGCCCTCCTCGCCGAGGCGCGGCACTTCGCACTCGACGGCGCCCTCCTCGCCTCCCTTTCCCCCGCGTCCGCCTTCTCCCCGCTCTCCCTGCgccccgccgccctcctccccctAACCGGCCGCGTCGCTCCCTCCGCAGTGGCCATCTCCCCCTCCCCGACCACAGCCTCCCTCCTCGCCGCGCACGGCGGGGTTGTTACCAGCTTCGACGCCGCGCTCGCCTCCCGCACCAGCGTCCTCACGCCGCTCCCCGCCGTCGACTCGCTCGTCGCGGTGTCCCCCGCCCTCGCCCTCGCTGGCGCGCGCGACTTCCCCGGCGTCCACCTCTGCCGGTTCCCACGAGACACCCCGGCCACAGCTTCAGAAGCGCTTTCCTGGCCGGACTCGCCTTCTGCCTCCGTGCTCTCACTCGCCGCCACGGAAGCGGCGCCACAGTGGCTCTTCGCCAGCTTCGAGTCAGCGCGGCGGAACTCGAGCGCCGTCGTGGCGTTCGATCTGAACTCCCTCTCCCCCGTGGCCGAAATCGGGCGGAAGGAGGTGTTTggcgcggacgtggaggcggcgATCCCGCCGACCAAGCTCGGATGGCTGGCTGGGCACGGTCTCTTGCTCGCCGCCGGGTCACACTCCGGGCCGGCTGGCATGGTGGGCGACATACGCCTGTGGGATGTCCGGGCGAGCGCCACGGTGCCGGTGTGGGAGGTCAGGGAGAAGGATGACTGCTTTGCAGATGTTGCTGCGTCAGACTCGCTGTCGGCGTTGTTTAAGGTGGGGGCTGCGTCTGGTGAGGTTTTCATGGCTGACTTGAGGAGACTTGGTGGTGATGGCGTTGGCGTCGAGCCCTGGGTGTGCATCGGGGACGAGAAAAGGGCGAGTGCAGCCACAGCATCTCGCAGAAAGGATGGGAACAATTGCAGGGTTGAGTGCTACTGCAATTGGGTGTTTGTGGCGCGCGGGGCAGATGTTGAGGTGTGGTCACAGGTGGAGTTGACATCGGAGGCTGGTAAGAAGAAAGCGATGAGGAGGAACTGGGTGGGGAATGGCCCATCCATGACTACTGCAGGCAGTGTGGAGGGGGTGATGGAGAAGGCCAAGATCGTCAGCTGGGCCTTCGGAGGCAGCAGGATGGCACTGGCTAGAGTCGATCAGCGGTCTATCGAGGTGTGGGATAGTGCTTCAGGTGCAATGTCAATGAACCTCTGAATAAAGGAGCAAGATTAAACATGTAAGAGATCTCAAATTCGATTGATGCTCTTGTTCACCTCTATGAATGTAGtttatttgtttcttgttttaaacataaggccataggcccggctttataaataaagccataCTGGCAAGCATAAGTTCGATACAACCCACATCATCATCTGGTGCCCAACATACACGCACACACTAGCTCATACAATAGCCACATCATGAATGTAGTTTATTTGTTTCTTGTACTTGTATGATGTTGCATTAAGGTTGAGAACAATCTACGTTGCATTAAGGAATAGCAAAAATGTCATCTAGCACATGTCTGTAAGAAAAAAACCAAGTAGAATTAATTGCTAATCAGAATTGATTTGTTGGCTTATATTACTGAGGTAGTCACTTTGGTAGTTTGGTTACTGTAATATCAAATTCCCTGAACTAACATGTAAGTTCATCTAATCATTA contains:
- the LOC124663058 gene encoding uncharacterized protein LOC124663058; amino-acid sequence: MAVFEHAPGHRQMPWVVLSDGSFLTPSDRSNFYGDLPLLPDGSVLTTPENSVLGRLPSLPENASCVGSTDNWLVLDCIDAMERHSYFLHDPFSDKTVPLHELETVIGNVSELFEIRKVLIRSTPNDVVAVMTNNYNYPIILILPGKGIWLPKPREPPFVYIIDIVFLGDKLYGITQSEELVSITISFDDNNIPTVIDTERVIKHPTVSDGDSKTWSSIDVMHVLNNEALSGREGDNDDELAEYELMKSTGDGMIFEAVHYGEEDKVPYELPDLIITIWYFVKSREKLLMVRRQLQGPTYDVNFTRNVKVFEADIIAATWVPVTDELGGDTLFVSKYFSKSVSAYGKIEKGAIYFIDTGEVFIMRYKTISMPQRELNFRTSMWIFPPKGSGLKLENACDRATDRAT
- the LOC124667015 gene encoding BTB/POZ domain-containing protein At5g41330-like; amino-acid sequence: MASTSVVTLNVGGELFQTTAATLSRAGASSPLASLAPSPPNAPHFLDRDPRLFALILSFLRCGRLSSPPPSPALLAEARHFALDGALLASLSPASAFSPLSLRPAALLPLTGRVAPSAVAISPSPTTASLLAAHGGVVTSFDAALASRTSVLTPLPAVDSLVAVSPALALAGARDFPGVHLCRFPRDTPATASEALSWPDSPSASVLSLAATEAAPQWLFASFESARRNSSAVVAFDLNSLSPVAEIGRKEVFGADVEAAIPPTKLGWLAGHGLLLAAGSHSGPAGMVGDIRLWDVRASATVPVWEVREKDDCFADVAASDSLSALFKVGAASGEVFMADLRRLGGDGVGVEPWVCIGDEKRASAATASRRKDGNNCRVECYCNWVFVARGADVEVWSQVELTSEAGKKKAMRRNWVGNGPSMTTAGSVEGVMEKAKIVSWAFGGSRMALARVDQRSIEVWDSASGAMSMNL